In the Candidatus Electrothrix rattekaaiensis genome, one interval contains:
- a CDS encoding adenylosuccinate synthase: protein MASVVVVGTQWGDEGKGKIVDLLTNHADYIVRFQGGNNAGHTLVVEGKKYVFHIIPSGILYEDKMCMIGNGVIVDPGVLLAEMDELSSKGLPVTPDRLMISENAHLIMPYHQMLDQAREAALSKGKKIGTTGRGIGPCYMDKVGRVGMKAGDLLDGQQFLEKLRSNVEEKNFFLAKQYNAEPASFEKIQEQFEAFAEKLAPFIGNVSMVLDKARKSGENILFEGAQGTQLDIDHGTYPFVTSSNTVAGNACIGSGFGPAHIDEVIGILKAYTTRVGEGPFPSELPEGDVVGDQLQKKGGEFGATTGRRRRCGWLDMVVANDAVRLNGLTGLAITKLDVLSGQPVIKIGTHYEVEGERYDCMPGNIRKTALAQPVYDEVAGWDEDISAVRDFDDLPQQAKDYVKRIEDMSGVAPVIVSVGPDRAETLLLRNPFEK from the coding sequence GTGGCCAGTGTCGTGGTGGTTGGAACCCAATGGGGTGACGAGGGAAAGGGGAAGATTGTTGATCTGCTGACCAATCATGCGGATTATATTGTTCGGTTCCAGGGTGGTAATAATGCCGGACATACCTTAGTTGTTGAAGGGAAGAAATACGTTTTTCATATTATCCCCTCCGGCATCCTGTATGAGGATAAAATGTGCATGATCGGCAACGGGGTGATTGTTGATCCCGGTGTCCTGCTTGCAGAAATGGATGAACTGAGCAGTAAGGGTTTGCCGGTAACACCGGATCGCCTGATGATCAGCGAAAATGCTCATCTTATCATGCCCTACCATCAGATGCTTGATCAGGCCCGCGAGGCAGCCCTGTCCAAAGGGAAAAAAATCGGAACCACTGGGCGCGGTATCGGTCCATGCTATATGGATAAGGTCGGGCGTGTGGGCATGAAGGCTGGAGACCTGCTTGATGGACAGCAGTTCCTGGAAAAACTGCGCAGTAATGTGGAAGAAAAGAATTTTTTCCTCGCTAAGCAGTATAACGCCGAACCTGCCTCTTTTGAAAAGATTCAAGAGCAGTTTGAGGCCTTTGCTGAGAAGCTGGCACCGTTTATCGGGAATGTCTCTATGGTTTTAGATAAGGCCAGAAAGTCTGGAGAAAACATCTTGTTTGAAGGTGCTCAGGGGACTCAGCTTGATATTGATCACGGAACCTACCCCTTTGTTACTTCTTCCAATACTGTTGCCGGTAATGCCTGTATCGGCTCGGGTTTCGGCCCAGCCCATATCGATGAGGTGATCGGCATCCTCAAGGCCTACACCACCCGCGTAGGCGAGGGGCCTTTTCCGTCTGAGCTGCCCGAGGGTGATGTTGTCGGTGATCAGTTGCAGAAAAAAGGCGGAGAATTCGGCGCAACCACAGGGCGTCGTCGCCGTTGCGGCTGGTTGGACATGGTTGTAGCCAATGACGCTGTACGTTTGAACGGTCTGACCGGTCTGGCGATTACCAAGCTGGATGTTCTCTCAGGACAACCTGTGATAAAGATCGGGACGCACTATGAGGTCGAAGGCGAACGCTATGACTGTATGCCCGGCAATATTCGAAAAACAGCCTTGGCACAGCCGGTCTATGATGAAGTGGCGGGCTGGGATGAGGATATCTCAGCTGTCCGCGATTTTGACGATCTGCCGCAGCAGGCCAAGGATTATGTCAAGCGGATTGAAGATATGTCCGGTGTTGCCCCGGTGATTGTTTCGGTCGGACCGGATCGGGCGGAAACCCTCCTGTTGCGCAACCCGTTTGAGAAATAA
- the rpoZ gene encoding DNA-directed RNA polymerase subunit omega, whose translation MARITVEDCLAQVGDDNRFALVHLAVERIRQHRKGEPFLVEGKNKEVVMTLREIASGHVTFDNIKDLPAERRAREAAERTGDIEKKSEAAQA comes from the coding sequence ATGGCTCGTATTACCGTGGAAGATTGTCTTGCCCAAGTTGGTGATGATAACCGTTTTGCTTTAGTGCATCTCGCTGTAGAGCGGATTCGCCAGCATCGCAAAGGAGAACCGTTTCTTGTCGAGGGTAAAAACAAGGAGGTGGTTATGACGCTACGTGAGATTGCTAGCGGACATGTGACTTTTGATAATATCAAAGATTTGCCTGCTGAACGCCGGGCCCGAGAAGCAGCTGAACGGACCGGGGATATTGAGAAAAAAAGTGAAGCCGCGCAGGCATAA
- the dnaJ gene encoding molecular chaperone DnaJ: protein MSRDYYEILNVSRDADGDVIKKAYRKLAMKYHPDRNPDDKEAENRFKEAAEAYEVLSDAQKRQVYDTYGHDGLKNTGYSGPGNASDIFSHINEMFGDMFGFGGGRGRQRDPNGPVQGNDLRYDLEISFMDAVHGVEKEVEISKPETCWTCEGSGARPGHQPQTCPTCQGRGQVIRSQGFFQVSSTCPQCRGAGQIVVEPCADCNGEGLMNKKKKVMLKIPAGVDTGARMRLSGEGEGGRRGGHAGDLYVIIHVQEHEYFLRDGRTIYLRYPVSMVKAALGCEVDVPTINESAKLKIKAGTQSGERLTLRGEGVVGLRGGRPGDMIVEVQVQTPTDLSKKQKELLREFDEHCEQKEEGFFSKILHGHFTGKEKDNA, encoded by the coding sequence ATGAGTAGAGATTATTATGAAATCCTGAATGTCTCTCGGGATGCTGACGGAGATGTCATTAAAAAAGCGTATCGTAAGCTTGCGATGAAGTATCATCCAGATCGTAATCCAGATGATAAAGAGGCGGAAAATCGTTTTAAAGAAGCTGCAGAAGCATACGAAGTGCTCAGCGATGCGCAGAAACGGCAGGTTTACGACACCTACGGTCACGACGGGCTGAAGAACACAGGGTATTCTGGACCGGGCAATGCCAGTGATATCTTTTCACATATTAACGAAATGTTCGGTGATATGTTTGGATTCGGCGGAGGCCGTGGGCGGCAGCGGGATCCTAACGGGCCTGTTCAGGGAAATGACCTTCGGTATGATTTGGAAATATCTTTCATGGACGCTGTTCACGGGGTTGAGAAAGAGGTCGAAATCAGCAAGCCTGAAACATGCTGGACCTGTGAGGGATCAGGTGCTCGTCCTGGCCATCAGCCGCAGACCTGCCCGACCTGTCAGGGCCGGGGACAGGTGATTCGTTCGCAGGGCTTTTTTCAAGTCAGCAGCACCTGTCCGCAATGTCGGGGTGCCGGTCAGATTGTGGTTGAACCCTGTGCTGATTGTAACGGCGAAGGCCTGATGAATAAGAAGAAAAAGGTCATGCTTAAGATTCCGGCTGGTGTTGACACCGGAGCCAGAATGCGACTGAGTGGAGAGGGGGAAGGTGGGCGTCGAGGCGGACATGCCGGGGATCTCTATGTGATCATTCATGTTCAGGAGCATGAGTACTTTCTTCGTGACGGTCGGACGATCTATCTTCGTTATCCTGTTTCTATGGTCAAAGCCGCCTTGGGCTGCGAGGTTGATGTTCCTACGATCAACGAAAGTGCCAAGCTGAAAATCAAGGCTGGGACGCAGTCGGGTGAACGGTTGACGCTTCGCGGTGAAGGCGTTGTCGGTCTGCGTGGAGGGCGTCCGGGAGATATGATTGTTGAGGTGCAGGTCCAAACTCCTACAGATCTGAGCAAAAAGCAGAAGGAATTGCTTCGGGAATTTGATGAGCACTGCGAGCAAAAGGAAGAAGGCTTTTTTTCCAAGATATTGCACGGACATTTTACAGGGAAGGAAAAGGATAATGCCTGA
- the moaC gene encoding cyclic pyranopterin monophosphate synthase MoaC, with translation MSVAHELTHFDDAGNARMVNVGLKDESERIAVAEGRITMTPVAYAMVRAGTMKKGDVLGVARIAGIMATKKVDTLIPLCHPLAITRADISFSFDDDENAVGIEATVGIVGRTGVEMEALTAVSVAALTIYDMCKAVDKGMEIFDIRLVRKSGGKSGDYSR, from the coding sequence ATGAGCGTGGCACACGAGTTAACTCATTTTGATGATGCCGGGAATGCCCGCATGGTGAATGTCGGTCTCAAAGATGAGTCCGAACGGATTGCTGTGGCTGAAGGGCGTATTACCATGACGCCTGTTGCCTATGCGATGGTACGGGCAGGCACGATGAAAAAAGGTGATGTTCTCGGTGTAGCCAGAATAGCCGGTATAATGGCGACCAAAAAGGTCGACACCTTGATTCCACTTTGTCATCCCTTGGCGATTACTAGGGCGGATATATCCTTTTCCTTTGATGATGACGAGAATGCGGTCGGGATTGAGGCTACAGTCGGCATTGTCGGAAGAACCGGCGTGGAAATGGAAGCATTAACAGCTGTTTCTGTCGCGGCTCTGACCATCTATGATATGTGCAAGGCCGTAGATAAGGGGATGGAAATCTTTGATATTCGTCTGGTAAGAAAAAGCGGCGGTAAAAGCGGTGATTACAGCCGATAG
- the dksA gene encoding RNA polymerase-binding protein DksA, with the protein MEKEQLQEFREQLEAMRGEIISDVEQTLTDMTSQHGNIPDPNDRATIESDREFELRLRSRERKLLNKIESAIGRIDNGTYGICADCEEPIGMKRLQARPVASYCIDCKLEQERREKNLGK; encoded by the coding sequence ATGGAAAAAGAACAACTGCAAGAATTCAGAGAGCAGCTTGAGGCAATGCGAGGAGAGATTATCTCCGACGTTGAACAAACGCTCACGGATATGACTAGCCAACACGGCAATATTCCTGATCCTAACGATAGGGCGACCATTGAGTCGGATCGCGAGTTTGAATTGCGCCTGCGTAGCAGGGAGCGTAAGTTGCTGAATAAAATAGAATCGGCTATCGGCAGGATTGATAACGGAACCTATGGTATCTGTGCCGACTGTGAAGAACCTATAGGTATGAAGCGTTTGCAGGCTCGGCCAGTTGCAAGCTACTGTATTGACTGCAAGCTTGAGCAGGAACGGCGGGAAAAAAACCTGGGGAAATAA
- the galT gene encoding galactose-1-phosphate uridylyltransferase, whose amino-acid sequence MPELRKDPILGRWIIIARERSKRPTDFVVDTPVTGGGFCPLCPENEKTTPGEVLVYGRDPHRPANTSGWKLRVVPNKYPALVIEGELDKQGEGLYDRMNGIGAHEVVIESPDHADQFAFLPHEQMILTFRAFQERIRDLSHDDRFVYVMVFKNNGRAAGASLEHTHSQLVALPVMPRMLAAELEGSKSYYDYKDRCVFCDIIRQEIQQDTRLVCENERFVTLAPFAPRTPFEMWILPKKHSSSYVSQDEASLADLTRIFSETLRRLDACIPGIPYNFVLHTQPLQSGALDHYHWHFEIVPKLTNIAGFEWGTGFYINPMPPEDACRYLRQVEL is encoded by the coding sequence ATGCCTGAATTACGGAAGGATCCTATTCTCGGGCGTTGGATAATTATTGCCAGGGAGCGAAGTAAACGACCAACGGATTTTGTTGTTGATACTCCGGTAACTGGCGGCGGTTTCTGTCCTCTTTGTCCGGAAAACGAAAAGACCACACCCGGTGAAGTCTTGGTTTATGGGCGTGATCCGCACAGACCGGCCAATACATCGGGCTGGAAACTCCGGGTTGTGCCAAATAAGTATCCGGCCCTGGTGATCGAAGGGGAACTTGATAAGCAGGGAGAAGGGCTGTATGATCGTATGAATGGGATCGGCGCCCATGAGGTCGTGATTGAAAGCCCTGACCATGCTGATCAGTTTGCCTTTCTCCCGCATGAGCAAATGATTCTCACTTTCAGGGCCTTTCAGGAGCGTATTCGGGATCTGTCTCATGATGACCGCTTTGTCTATGTGATGGTGTTCAAGAATAACGGCAGAGCAGCAGGTGCCTCTCTTGAACATACCCATTCCCAGCTCGTTGCACTGCCGGTGATGCCACGTATGTTAGCGGCCGAGCTTGAAGGAAGTAAATCCTATTACGATTATAAGGATCGTTGCGTCTTTTGTGATATTATTCGCCAGGAGATTCAACAGGATACACGTTTGGTTTGTGAGAACGAACGCTTTGTTACTTTGGCCCCCTTTGCACCCCGCACACCCTTTGAGATGTGGATTTTGCCGAAGAAGCATAGCTCGTCCTATGTGAGTCAGGATGAGGCCTCGCTGGCTGACCTGACCCGTATTTTTTCCGAGACACTCAGGCGACTTGATGCCTGCATTCCGGGAATTCCCTATAATTTTGTCCTTCATACCCAACCCCTTCAATCAGGTGCGCTTGATCATTATCATTGGCATTTTGAAATTGTCCCTAAACTGACCAATATTGCCGGATTTGAATGGGGAACGGGATTTTATATCAATCCGATGCCTCCTGAGGATGCGTGTCGGTATTTACGTCAGGTCGAACTGTAG
- a CDS encoding response regulator produces the protein MKKKKVLLVDDEESILLLYSEEIEEEGFAVEVAHNGDQALEVFKASPPDLVILDINMPGMNGIEVLRQMKDINSELPVILSSAYPEYKEDLGAWASDEYIVKSANTDELKAAVHKYLD, from the coding sequence GTGAAAAAAAAAAAGGTACTGCTTGTTGATGACGAGGAGAGTATCCTCCTGTTGTACAGCGAGGAAATAGAGGAAGAGGGGTTTGCTGTGGAGGTTGCCCATAATGGTGACCAGGCTTTGGAAGTCTTTAAGGCTTCTCCACCGGATTTAGTGATTCTTGATATCAATATGCCGGGAATGAACGGCATTGAGGTACTCCGCCAAATGAAGGATATTAATAGTGAGCTCCCTGTGATCCTCAGTTCTGCGTACCCAGAATATAAAGAAGATTTGGGGGCTTGGGCTTCAGACGAGTATATCGTCAAGTCCGCCAACACAGACGAGTTGAAAGCTGCTGTCCATAAGTATCTCGACTAA
- a CDS encoding GTP cyclohydrolase, FolE2/MptA family, translating to MKDIQNLQDDRRISIRKVGVKTISYPITVLDRQKKLQHTVATVDMYVNLPHRFKGTHMSRFVEILNRFHGKFDLHKFHLILQDMKNQLDAEAAHLEVRFPYFLELSVEDGSGMERYECRLHGSLQERDDLVMELNVPITLPKSMGRWGYAQVSVRFHEFIWLEDLIGKVQQAIRAGSEQTASVESLCEQLGDTLKATSEISWFHVEVENLANGCSTFATVESTLC from the coding sequence ATGAAAGATATTCAGAACCTTCAGGATGATCGCCGAATCAGTATTCGTAAGGTCGGCGTAAAAACTATTTCCTACCCCATTACCGTACTGGACCGACAAAAGAAGCTGCAACATACTGTGGCCACAGTGGACATGTATGTGAACCTGCCCCATCGCTTCAAAGGGACGCATATGAGTCGTTTTGTCGAGATTCTGAACAGATTCCACGGTAAATTTGATCTACACAAGTTTCATTTGATTCTTCAGGACATGAAGAACCAGCTTGATGCCGAGGCAGCCCATCTGGAAGTACGGTTTCCCTATTTCCTTGAGCTCTCCGTTGAAGACGGTTCCGGTATGGAACGCTATGAATGTCGTCTGCACGGTTCGTTGCAGGAACGCGACGATTTGGTCATGGAACTGAATGTGCCGATCACGTTGCCGAAATCTATGGGGCGTTGGGGCTATGCCCAGGTCTCTGTTCGCTTTCATGAATTTATCTGGCTTGAAGACCTGATCGGCAAAGTCCAGCAGGCTATTCGAGCTGGTTCGGAACAGACTGCATCTGTTGAATCCCTGTGCGAGCAGCTTGGTGATACCCTGAAAGCCACCTCGGAGATCAGCTGGTTCCACGTTGAAGTGGAAAATCTTGCCAATGGCTGTTCCACCTTTGCTACGGTTGAAAGTACCCTTTGCTGA
- a CDS encoding NAD(P)-binding protein, translated as MISRRDFLRISAMASAAALVNWQCPTKRARAADEDGYNAIIIGAGLGGLSCAALLASKGFRPLVIDKRNVPGGYATSFQRQEGYGTSFQPGSPGGLFTCEASLHGITGNPLGIALLSQLFGMLPEQIKAAMLVPHDYSWSSLYPDFPLNIPQPQEGTSPEETLTRLGGMLVSMFPDETEGITGYMQCWGGLLTDIARFYDPDNGGIPDDMSEFPVMYPTWTSMLWEEKKKKTKTETKTLTDLFKEYKIKNPQLQTILGQSWPYYGLPPSEIPAWLYLMYTGFYHAYGNYYIKGTSQSLSDALKNLIEYNGGTFLPNTEVTEILLDETGRAVGVQTQNGDNGDAYYANAVVSNAAVPQTFSLIPKSAGMPTEYNEYLDMISSYKPSTSHFNVWLGLDMSEGDDGFLDSYKNILRSNTLVYTGYKHLHAYQASLQCAPERSGFSILAYDKLSGDIPHSPEGYASITLSMLSDYRPWKRFEADYLAGNKTAYHVEKNRIAETLISLAEERVLPGLSGRIRMREASTPLTNVRFTSNNQGAIYGYDQTEDNSGLTRLGNRTPVPGLYLASAWTNPGGGFEMVMLSGTEAVKCMAEDGCLIPPS; from the coding sequence ATGATTTCACGCAGAGATTTTCTAAGAATATCAGCGATGGCTTCAGCAGCGGCACTCGTGAATTGGCAGTGTCCAACAAAAAGAGCAAGAGCAGCGGACGAAGACGGATATAATGCAATCATCATCGGTGCCGGACTGGGTGGGCTGTCCTGTGCAGCATTGCTTGCAAGCAAAGGGTTCAGGCCGCTTGTTATTGATAAACGGAATGTCCCCGGGGGGTACGCCACCTCGTTTCAACGACAGGAGGGATATGGCACGTCGTTTCAGCCCGGAAGCCCCGGAGGGTTGTTTACCTGCGAGGCATCCTTGCACGGCATTACAGGAAACCCGTTGGGTATAGCGTTATTAAGCCAGCTGTTCGGGATGCTGCCGGAACAAATAAAAGCCGCAATGCTCGTCCCGCACGACTATAGCTGGAGTTCACTTTATCCCGACTTTCCGCTGAATATACCGCAGCCTCAGGAAGGGACTTCTCCCGAGGAAACCTTGACAAGGCTTGGTGGGATGCTGGTCTCTATGTTTCCTGATGAGACAGAGGGAATCACAGGATACATGCAATGCTGGGGCGGCTTGCTTACCGACATAGCAAGATTTTACGATCCCGATAATGGTGGTATTCCCGATGACATGTCCGAATTTCCGGTTATGTATCCTACATGGACAAGCATGCTGTGGGAAGAAAAGAAGAAGAAAACAAAAACAGAAACAAAAACACTGACAGACCTTTTTAAAGAATACAAGATCAAGAATCCGCAACTACAGACTATTCTTGGTCAATCCTGGCCGTATTACGGACTTCCACCGTCAGAAATTCCGGCTTGGCTCTATCTGATGTACACCGGATTCTATCATGCCTATGGTAATTATTATATCAAAGGGACTTCTCAGAGTTTGAGCGATGCCTTAAAGAATTTGATTGAATACAACGGTGGTACGTTCCTCCCTAATACTGAAGTGACAGAAATTCTGCTTGACGAGACCGGTCGAGCCGTCGGTGTTCAAACACAAAACGGTGATAACGGTGATGCATATTATGCCAATGCTGTTGTAAGTAATGCGGCTGTTCCTCAGACCTTCAGCCTCATCCCGAAATCAGCCGGTATGCCGACGGAGTATAATGAATATCTTGACATGATATCTTCGTACAAACCGAGTACCAGTCATTTCAATGTCTGGCTGGGGCTGGATATGTCTGAAGGCGATGATGGATTTCTTGATAGCTATAAAAATATTCTCAGATCAAATACGTTGGTTTATACCGGTTACAAACACCTCCATGCCTATCAGGCATCTCTGCAATGTGCTCCTGAACGATCTGGATTTTCCATATTGGCCTACGACAAGTTAAGCGGAGATATTCCACATTCACCGGAAGGCTACGCTTCGATCACTCTCTCCATGCTTTCCGACTACAGACCTTGGAAACGGTTTGAAGCGGATTACTTGGCTGGAAACAAGACTGCGTATCACGTAGAGAAAAACCGCATTGCCGAAACCTTGATCAGCTTGGCTGAAGAGCGGGTGCTGCCGGGTCTTTCAGGAAGAATACGAATGCGGGAGGCATCTACACCGTTGACCAATGTTCGCTTTACCTCTAATAATCAGGGCGCAATATACGGATATGACCAAACAGAGGATAATTCAGGTTTGACTCGGCTCGGTAATCGAACACCTGTACCGGGTCTTTACCTTGCAAGTGCATGGACCAATCCGGGCGGCGGTTTTGAGATGGTTATGCTCTCCGGTACAGAAGCTGTTAAATGTATGGCTGAGGACGGGTGCCTGATTCCTCCAAGCTGA